From the Acidimicrobiales bacterium genome, one window contains:
- a CDS encoding flagellar FlbD family protein, translated as MIILHTIKGQEFAINGGLIERVEQDNETHVTLATGTSYLVREPLIEVVRLHRQDRAKVRVLATELVRYEEEDGDDGVDPQSLSTIVQFPGSESNTHGRRQS; from the coding sequence ATGATCATCCTCCACACGATCAAGGGCCAAGAGTTCGCCATCAACGGTGGCCTCATTGAGCGGGTCGAGCAGGACAACGAGACCCACGTGACCCTCGCCACCGGGACGAGCTACCTCGTGCGCGAGCCGCTCATCGAGGTCGTGCGCCTCCACCGTCAGGACCGCGCCAAGGTACGCGTGCTCGCCACCGAGCTCGTCCGTTACGAGGAGGAGGACGGCGACGACGGGGTCGACCCGCAGTCGCTCTCGACGATCGTGCAGTTCCCTGGCTCGGAGAGCAACACCCACGGGAGACGGCAGTCGTGA
- a CDS encoding diguanylate cyclase: MSPANRRSDYEGGELRVQVNTSYRKVSRDPVTGLLNPHALLAILDYSLERGVRAGTDTALLFIWLPEPTRDLLGDERLFQLVARFLRKMVRGEDALGRIGNGFLVLLPDTGAGGADVVACRIAEGLWQNLGLAIAGRWVVRVAVSTPDDVGRELIERATEAVPGLAVASLPKERRPLLRLRRD, encoded by the coding sequence GTGAGCCCCGCCAACCGCAGGAGCGACTACGAGGGCGGCGAGCTGCGGGTGCAGGTGAACACCTCCTACCGCAAGGTGAGCCGCGACCCGGTGACCGGCCTTCTCAACCCGCACGCGCTGCTCGCGATCCTCGACTACAGCCTCGAGCGGGGGGTGCGCGCCGGGACCGACACGGCGCTGTTGTTCATCTGGCTCCCCGAGCCGACGCGCGACCTCCTCGGCGACGAGCGCCTCTTCCAGCTGGTGGCGCGCTTCCTGCGCAAGATGGTGCGCGGCGAGGACGCCCTCGGTCGCATCGGCAACGGCTTCCTCGTGCTCCTCCCTGACACCGGCGCCGGGGGCGCCGACGTCGTCGCTTGCCGTATCGCGGAGGGCCTCTGGCAGAACCTCGGCCTCGCGATCGCCGGCCGCTGGGTGGTGCGCGTCGCGGTGAGCACCCCCGACGATGTCGGGCGCGAGCTCATCGAGCGGGCGACCGAGGCCGTCCCCGGCCTCGCGGTCGCGTCGCTCCCGAAGGAGCGCAGGCCACTCCTTCGCCTCCGCCGGGACTGA
- a CDS encoding response regulator encodes MRVLVIHDTRAMRLIVRRALHHLEGIDDVLQAESAESAIDTLQNEPVDLVLCDWNLGGMTGIELLEALRNAQWEVPFGFITAERDEKIRRRALESGASFLLSKPFSEAELADELVAIGAILPYDPDPDPDPEFGPFAPPPLEVAAAEDGRLGEAAEAVVRAAELEALLEKLCSAQVTVAPAHAGPNLHSPRYVGAYHDEAGEVAGLCVFATSFGLAVAASLTRWSASATREWVATGIMPAELLGDLFEVANVLAQFVRRDGKRIIIHHLEGYAPGERFEWIAALDKGQGAEHFEIEVAGYCGGLLSVVAL; translated from the coding sequence ATGAGGGTGCTCGTGATCCACGACACGCGAGCGATGCGCCTGATCGTGCGCCGGGCACTCCACCACCTCGAAGGGATCGACGACGTGCTGCAGGCCGAGAGCGCCGAGTCGGCGATCGACACCCTGCAGAACGAGCCGGTCGACCTCGTGCTCTGTGACTGGAACCTCGGGGGGATGACCGGGATCGAGCTCCTCGAGGCCTTGCGCAACGCCCAGTGGGAAGTCCCCTTCGGCTTCATCACCGCGGAGCGTGACGAGAAGATCCGCCGCCGCGCCCTCGAATCGGGCGCCTCGTTCCTGCTCTCCAAGCCCTTCAGCGAGGCCGAGCTCGCCGACGAGCTGGTCGCCATCGGGGCGATCCTCCCCTACGACCCCGACCCCGACCCCGACCCCGAGTTCGGCCCCTTCGCCCCGCCGCCCCTCGAGGTCGCGGCCGCCGAGGATGGCCGTCTCGGTGAGGCCGCCGAGGCGGTCGTGCGCGCCGCCGAGCTCGAGGCACTCCTCGAGAAGCTCTGCAGCGCGCAGGTCACCGTGGCGCCGGCGCACGCGGGTCCAAACCTGCACTCGCCGCGCTACGTCGGCGCGTACCACGACGAGGCGGGCGAGGTCGCCGGCCTCTGCGTCTTCGCGACCTCCTTCGGCCTCGCGGTGGCCGCCTCGCTCACGCGCTGGTCCGCGTCGGCGACCCGCGAGTGGGTGGCGACCGGGATCATGCCCGCCGAGCTGCTCGGCGACCTCTTCGAGGTGGCGAACGTGCTCGCGCAGTTCGTGCGCCGCGACGGGAAGCGGATCATCATCCACCACCTCGAGGGCTACGCCCCCGGGGAGCGCTTCGAGTGGATCGCGGCGCTCGACAAGGGACAGGGCGCCGAGCACTTCGAGATCGAGGTCGCCGGATACTGCGGCGGCCTGCTCTCGGTCGTGGCGCTGTGA
- a CDS encoding sigma-70 family RNA polymerase sigma factor, whose translation MAMQVHEETRAAAQPRSEELEALWARWRERGDVETRNRLATLYYPLVRNIARMMARSLAGRADLGDLESFGAEGLLGALDRFDPGRGFDFSSFAAYRIRYAILDGVRGADWVPRSVRDHERRLRGVEEESFARLGRAPSSAEQADELGLSLDELDRVRVLTQRSVVTSISPHSDDGEERPARELVSELLDPSAAAERGEVMAAVREGLSRLPERQRTVIVLSLDGGETLAEIGRRLGVTESRACQIRSTGMRNLRSYLTERGLASA comes from the coding sequence ATGGCGATGCAGGTACACGAGGAGACGCGCGCGGCCGCCCAGCCCCGCAGCGAGGAGCTCGAGGCACTCTGGGCGCGCTGGCGGGAGCGCGGCGACGTCGAGACCCGCAACCGCCTGGCGACGCTCTACTACCCGCTGGTGCGCAACATCGCCCGCATGATGGCCCGCTCGCTCGCGGGCCGCGCCGACCTCGGGGACCTCGAGAGCTTCGGCGCCGAGGGCCTGCTCGGGGCGCTCGACCGCTTCGACCCGGGACGGGGCTTCGACTTCTCGAGCTTCGCCGCCTACCGCATCCGCTACGCGATCCTCGACGGCGTACGCGGTGCGGACTGGGTGCCGCGCAGTGTGCGCGACCACGAGCGGCGGCTGCGGGGCGTCGAGGAGGAGAGCTTCGCCCGCCTCGGACGTGCGCCGAGCAGCGCCGAGCAGGCGGACGAGCTCGGCCTCTCCCTCGACGAGCTTGACCGGGTGCGGGTCCTCACCCAGCGCAGCGTCGTCACCTCGATCTCCCCGCACAGCGACGACGGTGAGGAGCGCCCGGCGCGCGAGCTCGTCTCGGAGCTCCTCGACCCCTCGGCGGCCGCCGAGCGGGGCGAGGTGATGGCGGCGGTGCGCGAGGGCCTCTCGCGCCTCCCCGAGCGTCAGCGGACGGTGATCGTGCTCAGCCTCGACGGCGGCGAGACCCTCGCCGAGATCGGCCGCCGCCTCGGCGTGACCGAGAGCCGCGCCTGCCAGATCCGCAGCACGGGGATGCGCAATCTCCGCAGCTACCTGACCGAACGCGGCCTCGCGTCGGCCTGA